A window of Cryptomeria japonica chromosome 3, Sugi_1.0, whole genome shotgun sequence contains these coding sequences:
- the LOC131070037 gene encoding peroxidase 56 isoform X2 — protein MNVAVMLVLIMGTGFASGLDPNFYSRSCPNVVQIVATIVNRHLKQDVTIAAPLVRLFFHDCFVEGCDASVLIVSPNKTAERDATPNFSLSQFDLIDEIKSALERTCPGTVSCADILALAARDAVLQTGGPTWAVELGRRDGLKSSDFDATTHLPSSRSDAQALINSFASNRLSIRDLVTLSGAHTFGKTHCSFVGRRLYDFTNNGGIDPTLNTTYAMSLKKQCTAPVNPNTIVLLDPSTPNRFDNIYFKELLQNQGIFSSDSALVLDPRTKVFVTEYANNEDSFRDQFGIAMIKMGRIGVLTGQQGQIRKRCDIVNTLF, from the exons ATGAATGTTGCAGTTATGTTGGTGTTGATAATGGGTACTGGATTTGCATCTGGTTTAGATCCAAATTTCTATAGCAGGAGTTGTCCCAATGTGGTGCAAATCGTTGCCACAATTGTGAACAGGCATTTGAAGCAGGATGTCACAATAGCAGCTCCTCTTGTTCGCTTGTTTTTTCATGATTGCTTTGTAGAA GGTTGTGATGCATCTGTTTTGATAGTGTCACCGAATAAAACTGCAGAGAGAGATGCAACACCCAATTTTTCTCTCAGTCAGTTTGATTTAATCGATGAGATCAAGAGCGCTCTTGAAAGGACATGCCCGGGTactgtttcatgtgcagatattcTTGCTCTTGCAGCAAGAGATGCAGTCTTACAG ACTGGAGGACCCACATGGGCTGTCGAACTAGGAAGAAGAGATGGGCTAAAATCCAGTGATTTTGATGCAACAACACACCTTCCTTCTTCCAGATCAGATGCTCAGGCCCTCATCAACAGTTTCGCCTCTAATAGACTAAGCATCAGAGATCTAGTCACTCTCTCAG GAGCTCACACATTTGGGAAGACACACTGCAGTTTCGTTGGAAGGCGTCTGTATGACTTTACCAATAATGGTGGAATTGATCCCACACTAAATACAACATATGCAATGAGCTTGAAAAAGCAATGCACAGCCCCCGTCAATCCCAACACAATTGTGCTTCTGGACCCATCTACTCCAAACaggtttgataacatttatttcaAGGAACTATTACAAAATCAAGGCATTTTTTCCTCAGATTCAGCTTTGGTTCTAGATCCTAGGACTAAGGTTTTTGTCACAGAGTATGCCAATAACGAGGATTCTTTTAGAGACCaatttggtattgccatgataaaaATGGGTAGGATTGGTGTTCTAACTGGCCAACAAGGCCAGATTCGTAAGAGATGTGATATTGTAAATACATTATTTTAG
- the LOC131070037 gene encoding peroxidase 56 isoform X1: protein MAGPMNVAVMLVLIMGTGFASGLDPNFYSRSCPNVVQIVATIVNRHLKQDVTIAAPLVRLFFHDCFVEGCDASVLIVSPNKTAERDATPNFSLSQFDLIDEIKSALERTCPGTVSCADILALAARDAVLQTGGPTWAVELGRRDGLKSSDFDATTHLPSSRSDAQALINSFASNRLSIRDLVTLSGAHTFGKTHCSFVGRRLYDFTNNGGIDPTLNTTYAMSLKKQCTAPVNPNTIVLLDPSTPNRFDNIYFKELLQNQGIFSSDSALVLDPRTKVFVTEYANNEDSFRDQFGIAMIKMGRIGVLTGQQGQIRKRCDIVNTLF from the exons ATGGCAGGTCCAATGAATGTTGCAGTTATGTTGGTGTTGATAATGGGTACTGGATTTGCATCTGGTTTAGATCCAAATTTCTATAGCAGGAGTTGTCCCAATGTGGTGCAAATCGTTGCCACAATTGTGAACAGGCATTTGAAGCAGGATGTCACAATAGCAGCTCCTCTTGTTCGCTTGTTTTTTCATGATTGCTTTGTAGAA GGTTGTGATGCATCTGTTTTGATAGTGTCACCGAATAAAACTGCAGAGAGAGATGCAACACCCAATTTTTCTCTCAGTCAGTTTGATTTAATCGATGAGATCAAGAGCGCTCTTGAAAGGACATGCCCGGGTactgtttcatgtgcagatattcTTGCTCTTGCAGCAAGAGATGCAGTCTTACAG ACTGGAGGACCCACATGGGCTGTCGAACTAGGAAGAAGAGATGGGCTAAAATCCAGTGATTTTGATGCAACAACACACCTTCCTTCTTCCAGATCAGATGCTCAGGCCCTCATCAACAGTTTCGCCTCTAATAGACTAAGCATCAGAGATCTAGTCACTCTCTCAG GAGCTCACACATTTGGGAAGACACACTGCAGTTTCGTTGGAAGGCGTCTGTATGACTTTACCAATAATGGTGGAATTGATCCCACACTAAATACAACATATGCAATGAGCTTGAAAAAGCAATGCACAGCCCCCGTCAATCCCAACACAATTGTGCTTCTGGACCCATCTACTCCAAACaggtttgataacatttatttcaAGGAACTATTACAAAATCAAGGCATTTTTTCCTCAGATTCAGCTTTGGTTCTAGATCCTAGGACTAAGGTTTTTGTCACAGAGTATGCCAATAACGAGGATTCTTTTAGAGACCaatttggtattgccatgataaaaATGGGTAGGATTGGTGTTCTAACTGGCCAACAAGGCCAGATTCGTAAGAGATGTGATATTGTAAATACATTATTTTAG